The genomic region CCCAGGTATTCTGCTCCTGGTACACTGAAGTGTTAGACACGCTGAAACACCTCAGGGAGTTTCATTCTTGGTTTGTTCTCTGGCCTCTgcactgcagaaagcagcagagacaggagcTGCATTCTACTGTTGCAGGACCCCTGGGCTCAGAATGCCTGTCAGAACCATCCAGCCCGAGTTGAGTGTGgatggcagaggctgggcaAAGGAGCAAAACTCTGATTGTGCTGGAGCCACCGCGCCCCTCGCGCTCCGCAAAGCGGCTCCAGGCACTTTCTCCAGTTCTTGTGATTCCCTTCCTGAATTGCTGCAGCCAAGTAATTGTTTCATCATGttgctctgaaatattttcccatcGTGTCACCATGGCATTCATCTCTCAAATGTTCATTTCTCCTCTGCTCTCTTACAGGAATTCTGTCCCAAAGCATCGCGCccaggtggggagggaaggcGGCGGGGGAGGCTCGGGGGGTTTGGTGGTTTGGAGACCtgagtcctgtcactgtcatttCTAGGCACCACCAGCGAGCTGCTCACCACAGCCTTAATAACTGCTGTTGCAATCCGCTGGCAAAGCCACGGTATTTATAGCAAACAAACAAGTCTGGCTGCGGGTGGGGCTGGGCACCGGAGCCTCCCGCCCCGCCTGGCCGGGGCTCGCTCCTCCGGAGGGGGCTGCACGgggggcagagccggggctgctgcctgagccagcccctctcctcctcagctcccaggggaTTTGTTCTGCAAATTGTATGAAACTGGGAGACCTAACTAAACCTCTGACTAAATACCTTCAGCTCTGGGAAGGTGCTTTGATAGCTATGGAATGTGTGATACAGGAATCCCAAAAACAAGGGCCAACAGGACAGGGCAAGGTGAAAACCAGATGTAGATCTCAgtctttcttaatttttaattagctGGAAATTATTATtggaatttattattatttattgttattatatGAATAATTTTCATACCAAATgtattttggggggaaaattcaTAATAAATGAGAATTAAATTTGGCACTACTTTGTGAAATTGTGGCACCCAGTTGGAAGGTTTGGAATTAAATATGTCCTTGTTGTAAATGCGAATCAATTATCTCAAGCAAGTGTTAACCCACTTCTCATTTTGAATTCCAGCTCCATAATTTCCctcaaaatgaaacattttggcATTGGCCGGGTGGGGAAATGATCACAAAAGGCAAGTTGGTTTCCAGTGGAGTTTCCAATTCCCAGTAGATCAAAAGCAGCCTGTTTAGGGAACGagggccctgccagccctgggagctgcagtgcccAAGCACCACGACTTTGATTTGATAGAGGAGCAGGATGATTTTTATTTGACAGAGGAGCAACAATTAGTACAGAAAGATGCATGAATTTTCCTGCATCTTCTAAGAGTCACCAGTGGAAAGCAGTGGGAAAAGTGGAAAAGCAGCATCACAGTGTCAGAACTGCACTGGGTTGCACATGCATGGGCAGATAACAGAGTGATAACTGAAGAACTGCTTTCAAAACtataattgcattttttaatacattttttaacTGCTACATATGATTCATTTTGCAGAACTAAGCCCTGAATTCAAACACCTTATAAACCAGTGCTTTGGAAAGGGCATATCAGTGCCAAGGATTTACAGACTgacttctgcagagaaaaagctCAGTTGTTTTAGTAGCAATAAGAAAGACCTGTAGAAATTAACCAGTGCTAATACATCAttggaaaagaaatataaaaataaaaataaaagcccaaATGAAATGCTGGTTATAAATTTTGATGAAACTGAGAGCAGCTGTCTGTGCCTGGAGTTCTCAGCATGGTTTGCCTACCACGAGCTGTCCTGAGTGGCTGCAGGAAGAGCTCGGCGAGCCCTGTCCGAGGCCAGCTGAGACATTCCAAGTCCTGCTCTCAGCCAGCAGAATCTTATTTGTCATGGGGAACTAAATCAATATTTGGAGCTGAGACACTGTTTGGACAGGGATTTTCCAATCCCCCCACTGCAATTAAAAAAGGTATTTGGAACCTTTTGTCTGCTTTAGTACTTGGAATTTTCTCGGATTCATTTACAAGCTATTTTTTCCAGACTATTATTTTCTAGGAAATGTTTTAATTACCCAGGtttcttcatttgctgttttagAGGGCAGAGTATTTAATGGCCTCCATGCATTTAATGGCACTACAAAGCTTCTACAGTGTAAGTTATGAGGGTAATACAAGATTAAGAATGAAGGATTGGGGAATTCTCTTTCCAAGTCTTTCATGGATTCCTTCTGAGACTACTGTAAAATTAGTGTGCTAATGGCTTAATTTTCTTGTCTGTACAAAAAATCATTGCTGGACAAGGGTCCTCCTGAGCTAGAAATCTGTCATCCTAATTGGGAGATACCTTGGAGTACAGCAGTGATTTAAACATCATTCTTTAAATTGCAGCAGCGCCGCCCTGGCTGTCCTGCACCGGGGCAGGCAGGGCTTAGGGATGGGGATTAGCTCCCTCATGCCTGGTAGAGCTCAATCTCCAAAACTGGACTAGTATTTAAACAGATAGAAATACCTCCAGCACATCTTATCTTTCAATCTAGCCTGCCTTCGAACTCTTGTTGGAAACTTTGTTAtttagaaagaaaggaagaaatgtaTCTGAGGACACCTCCGGTGCTCCCGCAATTCCACCTTCGGGCCTGGGCTCTGCCCGGGAGCGCCTGTGTGAGTTTGGGTGACATTGCGTGGCCTCCAGCACAACAAGAGAATAGGATCTAAGGATGTGGACAGGTTTTGTAATGATACAAATAGTAGAATAAACAGCCACGGGAGGCTGGGGTAATCATCGTCACGAGGGACAGCCCAGACAAGATCTAACGTCTATCCTGCCTGCAAGAACTTGAGtcatgctgctgcaggagcgAGCTCACCCAAGAAATCTATTTTAGGGGCTCGTAAAAACAACTGAACTGCACTGTAcaaatggaaaagcaaatggGGGAAATCTCTGTAGGctgaccctgccctgctcacgcctgcacagctctggggcgAGCGGGGAATGAGCAGCCAACGTCAGGGAGGGCTCCAGCTGATGGACCTGCAGGAGGCTCTGATCTTTAGAGTCAAAAAAAGCAGAGTTCTTTCAGTAGAAAACATGTTTTGCTTAAAGAAACACTGGAAATAAGCAACAAGTTTCAGATTTGTCCTGCAGCCATGGCTGTTTGTGTGGAATGTATAGGAACAAACTCGAGGCCACTGTCTTTGTTCTGAAACCCCCTTTTGTGCTCAGCTgtcagagcacaggcagcaaagGAGCTTCTTTCCCCAGGCACTGGGAATCTGGATCTAAAAACTTCACGCTTAAATTTGGCCTaacaggaaaatggaaaatgctgACTAAGGCCTGATCTTTTGCCCAACTCCCTCCACGTAACCAGCCTGAGTTGTTCACTCCTTACAGACCTTACAGCAGGGAGtaacagccagcagctctggccaggctggccagtcccagcagcaggaacagccttggATCTCCCCAGAACAAAGTCCTGGCCTGCCACaaacctcctcttcctcctctgccaccCCCCACTCGTCTGTCTCTTGCCCCAGCAAACACCTCTCCTCAGAGGATCTACCTGCAGCTCTTAGGAGAACGTCTCcaagcagagggaagggggtgGTTCATGAGCCTCTCACCTGGTTGGGTCTCATGGGAGCTTCCTGAGCACTGCCCGAAATTACCGAAATCCAACAGAAATGCTACTTTCTCATGTTTATTCCTGTAAACTACAAACATAAGAAATGCTGAATCGTAAAGAGTAGAAactctgtaaagaaaaaaaaaaaaaaccaaacacaaacaaaacctcaTTTCAGGCTTCCTCCcttactttttcttcctccctcccacttCAGACTCGGCGTTATTTGCCAAAGATTGGTCATGGTTTGGATAGCACATCTTGCTCTACACGTTCAAAACAGCATgaagtgcagaaaaaaacccaacacaaacaCCTCCTCCCCAAACAACACCCAAGCAGCAGCTAAAGCAAGTgattaaaggaaacaaaatgagGCAACAAGAACCGGCTAAGGCTTCCCGCTCTGCTCTTTGATGAGTTTctcttgggggttttggggtttggttttggttattgggttggatttttttttttttcctttccctcagaGAAAGCTAAATGACCAACAAAAATCCCCATCCCTGATCACAGCATTGAACCAGAATCAGCTGGAATTTCAATCCTGTGTTTAATCTAACTTTAAGCATgccttcaaaataaaacaagctaCTTTTTTTTAACCTAGTCATAAAGTTTATTAAAATTGTTCATTAATGCTTCAAATGTAGCAAGAATGCATAGATCCCAAaatatacatatgtattttCTTATAGAAATAGATTAttctttataataaaaaaactGTAGGAACATCTTTAACAGATTACTCAATCCATGACTGACAGTTACACGAGATTGCATCATGTacacagcattcccagccaTGCTTAAAGGATTGCATCACTTTGCCCTTGCTCTCCTCTCGCTCTTTTAAATAACCCAGCGCCCAGCAGAGCCcgcccgggccggggccggggtccctccgcgcccgccccgctgcagcccccggccccgctcagACCCCGCGCGGCGGCGGAGCCTTCCGCCAACATGCCGataaagaccaaaaaaaaaaaaaaaaaaatccaacaacaACATCAAcacaaattaaaaccaaacccgcccgcccgccgcgggCTCTCGCCCCCCTCGCCCCGGCCCCAGGagcgcggagcggggccggcggctCCGCTCGCCCCGCCGCCCGGCCGGGGGTCAGCAGCGCGGCGAGGAGGCGAGCAGGGGCTCGGGCAGCTGTTTGAACAAGTTCCTGAGGGTGCTCAGCTCCCGGGAGAGCTGCTCCACCTTCTTCTGCAGCCGCTCGTTCTCGGCCGTCAGTTCCAAGACTTTATGCTGCGTCTCCAGGTTGCGCATTTTGGCTTTGTCGCGGCTCTTGCGCACCGCGATGTTGTTCCTCTCCCGGCGGAGCTTGTACTCGTCGCTGTGCTTGTCCACGCACTTCTTGGGCTTGTTCTTGCCCGCCGGGGCCGTGGAGTAGCCCCCGCCGGCGGCGGCCGACTTGGAGGACTCGGAGGGGTTGGGGGTGCCgggggggctggaggaggatgAGGTGGACAGGTTCCCGCTGCTGCCGCTCGGCACCGACTGGTAACCCAGGTAGGAGCGCACGGTGCTGCCGTAGGGCGAGGACATGCCCCCCGgtcccggccccgcgccccctTCTTCCTTACGGGGCCCTTTGCAAGAGTCCAGGGTCTCGAAGACCGGCTCCACTTTGGTTTCCACGATCTGGGGCGGGAAGCAGCCCGGCAGCCCCCCCGGCTTGTGGCTCTGGCTGGCGCAGGGGTGGCTGTGCCGGGCGAGGCTGATGTAGGTGTAGTCGGGCTTCTTGCTGCCGCCGCTGCCTTTATAGTCCTCGGCGAAGAGATcggaaaggaaatcttggccgGCGCCGCTGCTGCACGGAGGCTCAAAGTTGCCCCCTGCTGCTGCCGCGGGAGGCGGCGGCTGCGACGCCAAAGGCTCCAGGTACGGGCTGAAGTCGATGGCTCGCTCGTGGTCCCCGACGGTGAGCTCGGTCATGGAGCGGCCCCCGGCCGCCCGCGGGTGCAGCTTGTTGA from Haemorhous mexicanus isolate bHaeMex1 chromosome 18, bHaeMex1.pri, whole genome shotgun sequence harbors:
- the CEBPB gene encoding CCAAT/enhancer-binding protein beta; translation: MQRLVAWDAACLPIQPPAFKSMEVANFYYEADCLAALNKLHPRAAGGRSMTELTVGDHERAIDFSPYLEPLASQPPPPAAAAGGNFEPPCSSGAGQDFLSDLFAEDYKGSGGSKKPDYTYISLARHSHPCASQSHKPGGLPGCFPPQIVETKVEPVFETLDSCKGPRKEEGGAGPGPGGMSSPYGSTVRSYLGYQSVPSGSSGNLSTSSSSSPPGTPNPSESSKSAAAGGGYSTAPAGKNKPKKCVDKHSDEYKLRRERNNIAVRKSRDKAKMRNLETQHKVLELTAENERLQKKVEQLSRELSTLRNLFKQLPEPLLASSPRC